The following proteins are encoded in a genomic region of Mycolicibacterium confluentis:
- a CDS encoding Rv2253/PknI dimerization domain-containing protein — MPRVTAIVTAAAVVTLGGVSTSAVATADNPAWGLNGTYTATSNGEWARKNEVFYDQASLRSTWTVTSTCSYPGECTGTVVSDWGWTAPIYQKSGTWWVKHTVENWVPCPDGSTAPGLQTFRFKPMTPEGAYVDPTSTTLVGEDITTGPSGACGVSKPVYINMPFKLVKVG, encoded by the coding sequence ATGCCGCGTGTGACCGCAATCGTGACCGCCGCCGCCGTCGTGACCCTCGGCGGTGTCTCCACCAGCGCCGTCGCGACGGCGGACAATCCGGCGTGGGGCCTCAACGGCACCTACACCGCCACCTCCAACGGCGAGTGGGCACGGAAGAACGAGGTCTTCTACGACCAGGCCAGCCTGCGCAGCACGTGGACGGTCACGAGCACCTGCAGCTACCCGGGCGAGTGCACCGGCACCGTCGTCAGCGACTGGGGTTGGACTGCGCCGATCTACCAGAAGAGCGGCACCTGGTGGGTCAAGCACACCGTCGAGAACTGGGTTCCCTGCCCGGACGGCAGCACCGCCCCCGGTCTGCAGACCTTCCGCTTCAAACCGATGACCCCCGAGGGCGCGTACGTCGATCCGACCTCGACGACGCTGGTCGGCGAGGACATCACCACCGGCCCCAGCGGGGCCTGCGGGGTGAGCAAGCCGGTGTACATCAACATGCCGTTCAAGCTCGTCAAGGTCGGCTGA
- a CDS encoding PaaI family thioesterase: protein MSSPLTPDEVQRTEDTFGPLTQSLRTLIDATIRSQADDADVRRAHALIEEATALLSTRLDPEPFGVRTTTDGRTLTWGNVLIGMRNAIAPPLRVQRDENGDAAAELTLGAPYEGPPGLVHGGVCALLLDHVLSATAHRPGAPAFTGTLTVRYVAPTPLGRLRVEAWTDRHDGGKTHAKGHILDAAGAVTVQADGVFIRPKVKP from the coding sequence CACCCCGGACGAGGTACAGCGCACCGAAGACACCTTCGGTCCGCTGACGCAGTCACTGCGCACGCTCATCGACGCCACGATTCGCAGCCAGGCCGACGACGCCGACGTGCGACGCGCCCATGCGCTGATCGAAGAGGCCACTGCGCTGCTCAGCACTCGCCTGGATCCCGAGCCCTTCGGCGTCCGCACGACGACCGACGGTCGGACGCTCACCTGGGGCAATGTGCTCATCGGGATGCGAAACGCGATCGCCCCGCCGCTGCGGGTGCAACGCGACGAGAATGGCGACGCCGCTGCGGAACTCACTCTCGGTGCCCCCTATGAGGGACCGCCGGGGCTCGTCCATGGCGGAGTGTGCGCGCTGCTGCTCGACCACGTGCTCAGCGCCACCGCACACCGACCCGGCGCACCGGCGTTCACAGGCACCCTCACGGTGCGCTATGTGGCGCCGACCCCGCTGGGCCGACTTCGGGTCGAGGCCTGGACCGACCGCCATGACGGTGGGAAAACCCATGCGAAGGGCCATATCCTGGACGCTGCCGGCGCAGTGACCGTGCAGGCCGACGGGGTCTTCATCCGGCCGAAGGTGAAACCGTGA